Proteins co-encoded in one Microbacterium hydrocarbonoxydans genomic window:
- a CDS encoding DUF2520 domain-containing protein, with protein MSEPMRRDGRLGVGIIGAGRVGPVIGAALAGAGHAITGITSGSDDDRASAVLPDVPVLDALEVVRRSELVVIAVPHDELASLVAGIAEVGGWQIGQLVLHTDPGHGIDVLRPAAERGAIPLAVHPAITFTGTSIDLRQLRAGYAAVTAPAAVLPIAQALAVEIGCEPVVIAEGDRGDYADAIHTVTEFSRSIIAQSTSRLSEIGVENPGGYLSALVQSAVEGALRDASPPAPLL; from the coding sequence ATGAGTGAGCCGATGCGTCGGGACGGACGTCTCGGGGTAGGCATCATCGGCGCGGGCCGTGTCGGCCCCGTCATCGGGGCCGCGTTGGCGGGGGCAGGTCATGCCATCACGGGGATCACGAGCGGCTCTGACGACGACCGCGCGTCGGCCGTGCTGCCCGACGTGCCCGTGCTGGACGCGCTCGAGGTCGTGCGACGCAGCGAACTCGTCGTGATCGCGGTGCCGCACGACGAGCTCGCGTCGCTGGTCGCGGGCATCGCGGAGGTCGGCGGCTGGCAGATCGGGCAGCTCGTGCTGCACACCGACCCCGGTCACGGCATCGACGTGCTTCGACCCGCAGCCGAGCGCGGGGCCATCCCGCTCGCCGTGCATCCGGCGATCACGTTCACCGGCACATCCATTGATCTTCGCCAGCTGCGCGCCGGATACGCGGCAGTCACGGCGCCTGCTGCGGTGCTGCCGATCGCCCAGGCGCTCGCGGTCGAGATCGGATGCGAGCCGGTCGTGATCGCGGAGGGAGATCGCGGCGACTACGCCGACGCGATCCACACGGTCACCGAGTTCTCGCGCTCGATCATCGCGCAGTCGACATCCAGACTGAGCGAGATCGGCGTGGAGAACCCGGGCGGATATCTGTCTGCGCTCGTGCAGTCGGCCGTAGAGGGCGCTCTGCGCGACGCCTCGCCCCCGGCACCGCTTCTCTGA
- a CDS encoding DUF2207 domain-containing protein, with protein MAAFRLAPGLAAAALCAAALLVPASASAAASPHASTPTRDETTVLADENDFSYASWDTSVEVGLDDDGRAQMHVTESLTARFPDVDQNKGIVRGLPTSYENAWLEARVLSVTDENGAEVPYETDEEDGLLYVLTGDDDYVQGLTTYVIEYEMRDVILPADTGVDEFYWDLLPLDSTQPIESFRADITLDDTLTDHLTGNARCYIGVSGSTDQCPITNHGSTFVVEATDLSPGQGVTVAIGFDQGTATQPSARQPNPVTDTVPAVAALGALGASVAGWFAVSAFRRSRRRSTGVIVAQYDVPDRMPPLLAAAIVPGAKAAIPAEIVHLAVRGALRIEEGTSAEQPRLRRIHGARTPDQLDGEALEALFADADAQDVAELPSESETFAARMKALAQSGTDAAASRGLTTKARSRAAIVLQCLAIAVVLTGFAFGLAGIIGGRVTAIPAFVAVCFGTFLVLLSSFYAFAKHTVLTTEGAREHEYLMGAKEFIRVAEADRLQMLQSYSGAERRQDGSANVIVVYERLLPYAMLFGMEDEWGSVLERAYAHEQHGASWIGDPSTPFMRAQLAAFAVSSHQAASYSAPSASSSSSGGGSFGGGFSGGGGGGGFSGGR; from the coding sequence ATGGCAGCCTTCCGACTCGCCCCTGGCCTCGCGGCCGCAGCGCTCTGCGCCGCGGCACTTCTGGTACCCGCATCCGCGAGTGCCGCGGCGTCTCCCCACGCGAGCACCCCCACCCGCGACGAGACGACGGTGCTCGCCGACGAGAACGACTTCTCATACGCGTCATGGGACACGAGTGTCGAGGTGGGCCTCGATGACGACGGGCGGGCACAGATGCACGTCACCGAGTCCCTGACCGCCCGGTTCCCGGATGTCGATCAGAACAAGGGCATCGTGCGAGGCCTCCCGACCAGCTACGAGAACGCGTGGCTCGAAGCCCGTGTGCTCTCCGTGACCGACGAGAACGGTGCGGAGGTGCCGTATGAGACCGATGAGGAAGACGGACTCCTCTACGTGCTGACCGGCGACGACGACTACGTGCAGGGCCTCACGACCTACGTGATCGAGTACGAGATGCGCGACGTGATCCTGCCTGCCGACACCGGGGTCGACGAGTTCTACTGGGATCTCCTCCCGCTCGACAGCACGCAGCCGATCGAGAGCTTCCGGGCCGATATCACCCTCGACGACACGCTGACCGACCACCTCACGGGCAACGCCCGCTGCTACATCGGCGTCTCGGGGTCGACCGACCAGTGCCCGATCACGAACCACGGGTCGACCTTCGTCGTCGAGGCCACCGACCTCTCCCCCGGCCAGGGCGTGACCGTCGCGATCGGGTTCGACCAGGGCACCGCGACGCAGCCGTCGGCGCGACAGCCGAATCCCGTGACGGACACCGTGCCCGCCGTCGCGGCACTCGGCGCCCTCGGCGCCTCGGTGGCGGGGTGGTTCGCCGTGTCGGCGTTCAGACGCTCGCGGCGGCGATCGACAGGAGTCATCGTGGCGCAGTACGACGTGCCCGACCGGATGCCGCCGCTGCTCGCCGCCGCGATCGTACCGGGCGCGAAAGCCGCGATCCCGGCCGAGATCGTGCACCTCGCCGTGCGCGGCGCGCTGCGCATCGAAGAGGGGACGTCTGCCGAGCAGCCGCGACTGCGACGCATCCACGGTGCCCGCACGCCCGATCAGCTCGATGGCGAAGCCCTCGAGGCTCTCTTCGCCGATGCCGACGCGCAGGACGTCGCCGAGCTCCCCTCAGAGAGCGAGACGTTCGCCGCACGCATGAAGGCCCTGGCGCAGAGCGGCACGGATGCCGCGGCGTCTCGGGGTCTCACGACGAAGGCACGCAGCCGCGCGGCCATCGTGCTTCAGTGCCTCGCGATAGCGGTGGTGCTGACGGGCTTCGCGTTCGGACTTGCGGGCATCATCGGCGGCCGGGTGACCGCGATTCCCGCGTTCGTCGCGGTCTGCTTCGGCACGTTCCTGGTGCTGCTCTCCTCGTTCTACGCATTCGCGAAGCACACGGTGCTCACGACCGAGGGGGCACGCGAGCACGAGTACCTGATGGGCGCGAAGGAGTTCATCCGCGTCGCGGAGGCCGACCGGCTGCAGATGCTGCAGTCGTACTCCGGAGCCGAGCGACGTCAGGACGGCAGCGCGAACGTCATCGTCGTCTACGAGCGGTTGCTGCCCTACGCCATGCTCTTCGGCATGGAAGACGAATGGGGCTCTGTGCTCGAGCGCGCCTATGCGCATGAGCAGCACGGCGCATCGTGGATCGGGGATCCCTCCACGCCGTTCATGCGCGCGCAGCTGGCTGCGTTCGCCGTGTCATCGCATCAGGCGGCGTCGTACTCCGCGCCGAGCGCGAGCAGTTCGTCGAGCGGCGGAGGATCCTTCGGCGGCGGTTTCTCGGGCGGAGGCGGCGGAGGCGGCTTCTCGGGCGGGCGCTGA
- the lysS gene encoding lysine--tRNA ligase, producing MTDASAAPETTTAATEEDVHEQKAVRLAKRERLIAKRADAGGGAFPVGVPVTHTIPALRAEYDDLEAGAETGVIVGVAGRVVFSRNTGKLCFATLQAGDGSRIQAMISLANVGEESLADWKEYVDLGDHVFVHGEVISSRRGELSIMADGWAIASKAILPLPNAYSELSEEGRVRSRYLDLIVREQARTTVRARAAVNASLRATFGSHDYLEVETPMLQVQHGGASARPFVTHSNAFDTELYLRIAPELYLKRAVVGGIERVYEINRNFRNEGADSTHSPEFAMLEAYQAYGDYNQMAALTQELVQQAAIAVAGSTTVTWADGTEYDLGGEWDRISMYESLSAASGRTVTPQDSVEDLIAFAEATGVDLPPQATHGKLVEELWEHFVKGDLVRPTFVMDFPVDTSPLVREHRSVAGVVEKWDLYIRGFELATGYSELVDPVIQRERFVEQAKLAARGDVEAMPVDEEFLRALEHGMPPSGGMGMGIDRLLMAITGLGIRETILFPLVK from the coding sequence ATGACTGACGCGTCTGCCGCGCCCGAGACGACCACCGCCGCCACCGAAGAAGACGTCCACGAGCAGAAGGCCGTGCGTCTCGCCAAGCGCGAGCGACTGATCGCGAAGCGGGCGGATGCCGGCGGCGGGGCTTTCCCCGTCGGAGTGCCCGTGACGCACACGATCCCCGCGCTGCGCGCGGAGTACGACGACCTCGAGGCCGGTGCCGAGACCGGCGTCATCGTCGGCGTCGCCGGCCGCGTGGTGTTCAGTCGCAACACCGGCAAGCTGTGCTTCGCCACTCTGCAGGCGGGCGACGGGTCGCGGATCCAGGCGATGATCTCGCTCGCGAACGTCGGAGAGGAGTCGCTCGCCGACTGGAAGGAATACGTCGACCTGGGCGATCACGTCTTCGTTCACGGCGAGGTGATCTCGAGCCGCCGCGGCGAGCTGTCGATCATGGCCGATGGATGGGCGATCGCCTCGAAGGCGATCCTGCCGCTGCCGAACGCCTACTCCGAGCTCAGTGAAGAAGGCCGTGTCCGCAGCCGCTACCTCGACCTGATCGTGCGCGAGCAGGCCCGCACCACCGTGCGCGCGAGGGCTGCCGTCAACGCCAGCCTGCGCGCGACCTTCGGCAGCCACGACTATCTCGAGGTCGAGACGCCCATGCTGCAGGTGCAGCACGGCGGCGCGTCGGCTCGTCCTTTCGTCACACACTCGAACGCCTTCGACACCGAGCTCTACCTGCGCATCGCGCCCGAGCTGTACCTGAAGCGCGCCGTCGTCGGTGGCATCGAGCGGGTGTACGAGATCAACCGCAACTTCCGCAACGAGGGCGCCGATTCGACGCACAGCCCCGAGTTCGCGATGCTCGAGGCGTACCAGGCCTATGGCGACTACAACCAGATGGCTGCGCTCACGCAGGAACTCGTGCAGCAGGCGGCCATCGCCGTCGCCGGCTCCACGACCGTGACGTGGGCTGACGGCACCGAGTACGACCTGGGTGGCGAGTGGGATCGCATCTCGATGTACGAGTCGCTCTCCGCTGCGTCGGGCCGCACGGTCACGCCGCAGGATTCCGTGGAGGACCTCATCGCCTTCGCCGAGGCGACCGGTGTCGATCTGCCGCCTCAGGCCACGCACGGCAAGCTCGTCGAAGAGCTGTGGGAGCACTTCGTCAAGGGCGATCTCGTGCGTCCGACGTTCGTCATGGACTTCCCCGTCGACACCTCGCCGCTGGTGCGCGAGCACCGGTCGGTCGCGGGCGTCGTCGAGAAGTGGGACCTCTACATCCGCGGGTTCGAGCTGGCGACGGGCTACTCCGAGCTCGTCGACCCCGTCATCCAGCGCGAGCGGTTCGTCGAGCAGGCGAAGCTCGCCGCCCGAGGTGACGTCGAGGCGATGCCGGTCGATGAGGAGTTCCTGCGGGCTCTCGAGCACGGCATGCCGCCGTCCGGAGGCATGGGCATGGGGATCGACCGACTGCTCATGGCGATCACGGGCCTCGGCATCCGCGAGACGATCCTGTTCCCGCTCGTCAAGTAG
- a CDS encoding DUF4192 family protein, with product MTTVLRASGSSEFLSIVPSLAGFTPRQSLVLLPFRSSRSYGAMRLDLPNDDVSLEQYADSAIGLVARVENTDAVAVVVYTDDEGYPTRDGLVLPYTVEIDEVLGCAADSGLRIVDALCVTPSGWASYLDDEPTLRALDEEAPQVDGLGDVSGDQLAGTELPAADLAEKERVARALRDLDELLAHERTGGITGRENPQAIAALALLEDLPAFFESVLTNPADLPPFAHAALLWCLNRPIFRDVALTQWATDLLGGVRTLDAQLAYRDGRDSVPDDLGEVFLGRGPAPDAPRLRRALDTVRTAAARAPRLSRPAPLTMAAWISWALGRASHAGHYLDLARSIEPEYGLASLLDTMIGAAVLPEWAFRRGAGSIG from the coding sequence ATGACCACAGTGCTCAGAGCCTCCGGCTCCTCCGAATTCCTCAGCATCGTCCCCTCCCTCGCCGGCTTCACTCCGCGGCAGAGCCTCGTGCTCCTCCCCTTCCGCAGCAGCCGGAGCTACGGCGCGATGCGGCTCGATCTGCCGAACGACGACGTCTCGCTCGAGCAGTACGCGGACTCGGCCATCGGCCTGGTCGCGCGCGTCGAGAACACGGATGCGGTCGCCGTCGTCGTCTACACCGACGATGAGGGGTACCCGACCCGGGACGGCCTTGTCCTCCCCTACACCGTCGAGATCGACGAGGTGCTCGGTTGCGCCGCCGACAGCGGACTGCGGATCGTCGACGCGCTCTGCGTCACGCCGTCGGGCTGGGCGAGCTACCTCGATGACGAGCCGACGCTGCGCGCGCTCGACGAGGAGGCCCCGCAGGTCGACGGCCTCGGCGACGTGTCGGGCGACCAGCTCGCAGGCACCGAACTGCCGGCCGCGGATCTCGCCGAGAAGGAGCGCGTCGCCCGTGCCCTGCGCGACCTCGACGAGTTGCTCGCCCACGAGCGGACAGGCGGGATCACGGGGCGGGAGAACCCTCAGGCGATCGCGGCCCTCGCTCTGCTCGAAGACCTCCCCGCCTTCTTCGAATCGGTGCTCACGAACCCTGCCGACCTGCCGCCGTTCGCTCACGCCGCGCTGCTGTGGTGCCTGAACCGTCCGATCTTCCGTGATGTCGCACTCACACAATGGGCCACGGATCTGCTCGGCGGTGTGCGCACGCTCGACGCGCAGCTCGCCTACAGGGACGGGCGCGACTCCGTGCCCGATGACCTGGGCGAGGTCTTTCTCGGCAGAGGACCTGCCCCCGACGCGCCGCGCCTCAGACGCGCACTCGACACGGTGCGCACGGCTGCGGCGCGCGCACCTCGCCTGTCACGCCCGGCTCCCCTCACGATGGCCGCGTGGATCTCATGGGCCCTGGGCCGTGCGAGTCACGCCGGACACTATCTCGACCTGGCGCGGTCGATCGAGCCGGAGTACGGACTCGCATCGCTGCTCGACACGATGATCGGCGCCGCGGTTCTGCCCGAGTGGGCGTTCCGGCGAGGTGCGGGATCGATCGGGTGA
- the cls gene encoding cardiolipin synthase has protein sequence MTPDSWAPWIAGFILLLDLAIRITAIIVIPRNRRPTAAMAWLLAVFFIPFVGVFLFLLIGNPRLPRARRRKQDQINEYIAETSEHLHFGTLRPDAPSWFPPLVEMNHRLGALPISGDNGAHLIAGYQDSLDAMAEEIRKAEDYVHVEFYILQSDVSTDNFFRAMEEVAARGVHVRVLLDHWANRWKPRYRATIRRLNAMGANWHLMLPVQPLKGRMQRPDLRNHRKLLVVDGKVAFLGSQNVTDSTYNLPKNIKRGLHWVDLMVRIDGPVVLSVNAIFLSDWYSETDEVLQEIDISHAETGSGDLDCQVVPSGPGFEVENNLRLFLGLLYAAKERIMIVSPYFVPDEALLLAVTAAVDRGVEVELFVSEEGDQAMVYHAQRSYYEVLLKAGVRIWMYRKPYILHTKSLTIDDQVAVIGSSNMDMRSFGLNLEVSMLVRGEEFVAEMREVEDRYRSLSRELTLEEWKQQPLRSTVLDNLARLTSALQ, from the coding sequence ATGACACCCGACAGCTGGGCGCCGTGGATCGCGGGATTCATCCTCCTCCTCGATCTGGCCATCCGCATCACCGCGATCATCGTCATCCCGCGGAACCGTCGCCCCACTGCGGCGATGGCCTGGCTGCTCGCCGTGTTCTTCATCCCGTTCGTCGGTGTCTTCCTCTTCCTGCTGATCGGGAACCCGCGCCTGCCGCGGGCGCGACGGCGCAAGCAGGATCAGATCAACGAGTACATCGCCGAGACGAGCGAGCATCTGCATTTCGGCACGCTGCGTCCCGACGCTCCGAGCTGGTTCCCGCCGCTCGTCGAGATGAACCATCGCCTCGGCGCCCTTCCGATCTCGGGTGACAACGGCGCGCACCTGATCGCCGGGTATCAGGACTCGCTCGACGCGATGGCCGAAGAGATCCGCAAGGCCGAGGACTACGTCCACGTCGAGTTCTACATCCTGCAGTCCGACGTGTCGACCGACAACTTCTTCCGTGCGATGGAAGAGGTCGCCGCGCGCGGCGTGCACGTGCGCGTGCTGCTCGACCACTGGGCGAACCGGTGGAAGCCCCGCTACCGCGCGACGATCAGACGGCTCAACGCGATGGGAGCCAACTGGCACCTCATGCTGCCGGTGCAGCCGCTCAAGGGTCGCATGCAGCGACCGGATCTGCGCAACCACCGCAAGCTCCTCGTCGTCGACGGCAAGGTCGCGTTCCTCGGATCGCAGAATGTCACGGACTCCACTTACAACCTGCCGAAGAACATCAAGCGGGGCCTCCACTGGGTCGACCTCATGGTGCGTATCGACGGCCCCGTGGTGCTGAGCGTCAACGCGATCTTCCTCAGCGACTGGTACAGCGAGACCGACGAGGTGCTGCAGGAGATCGATATCTCGCACGCCGAGACGGGCTCTGGCGACCTGGACTGCCAGGTGGTCCCGTCGGGTCCGGGCTTCGAGGTCGAGAACAACCTCCGTCTCTTCCTGGGGCTGCTGTACGCGGCCAAGGAGCGGATCATGATCGTCAGTCCGTATTTCGTTCCCGACGAGGCGCTGCTTCTGGCAGTGACCGCTGCGGTCGACCGCGGCGTCGAGGTCGAGCTCTTCGTGTCGGAAGAGGGCGATCAGGCGATGGTCTATCACGCTCAGCGCAGCTACTACGAGGTGCTGCTCAAGGCCGGCGTGCGCATCTGGATGTATCGCAAGCCCTACATCCTGCACACGAAGAGCCTGACGATCGACGATCAGGTCGCGGTGATCGGCTCGAGCAACATGGACATGCGATCGTTCGGTCTCAACCTCGAGGTGTCGATGCTCGTGCGCGGCGAGGAGTTCGTCGCCGAGATGCGGGAGGTCGAAGACCGGTACCGCTCGCTCAGTCGTGAGCTCACGCTCGAGGAATGGAAGCAGCAGCCGCTGCGTTCGACCGTGCTCGACAACCTCGCTCGTCTCACCTCGGCGCTGCAGTAG